In the Shewanella sp. OMA3-2 genome, one interval contains:
- a CDS encoding D-alanine--D-alanine ligase: protein MPKINLLLLCGGGGAEHDISLMSVKFFESSLAKSDKFSVLRLELDKHGHYKNQHGDVCELTNRREVRFEDETIPTWPVDYVIPCIHGYPAETGDIQSYFNLIQLPYFGCESEASSNCFNKITAKMWFSALGVPNTPYIFLHQYDDDAIAQTTAAFDKWGSLFIKAASQGSSVGCYKVDDKTQIASILKEAFSYSPYVIVEQTIVARELEVAVYEYQGEIVATKPGEIVCDSNNFYSFDEKYATNSKAKTFIEAINVPDDISEQIRAYAIKAFKGMKLRHLSRIDFFLTADNQILLNEINTFPGLTPISMFPKMLQNHGHDFTAYLVDVINRQVEL from the coding sequence ATGCCAAAAATTAATCTGCTACTGTTATGTGGCGGTGGCGGCGCGGAACACGATATTTCATTAATGTCGGTTAAGTTTTTTGAGTCATCACTGGCTAAGTCAGATAAATTCTCGGTACTACGTTTAGAGCTAGATAAGCACGGACATTACAAAAACCAACACGGTGATGTATGTGAGCTAACTAACCGCCGTGAAGTGCGTTTTGAAGATGAGACAATACCAACATGGCCGGTAGATTATGTTATTCCTTGTATTCATGGTTACCCTGCTGAAACCGGCGATATTCAATCCTATTTTAATTTAATTCAATTGCCCTACTTTGGTTGTGAATCGGAAGCATCGAGTAATTGTTTTAACAAAATCACCGCCAAAATGTGGTTTAGCGCTTTAGGTGTACCTAATACACCGTATATTTTCCTGCATCAATATGATGATGACGCGATAGCCCAAACGACTGCAGCGTTTGATAAATGGGGATCGTTATTTATTAAAGCAGCCTCTCAGGGATCATCTGTCGGGTGTTATAAAGTCGACGATAAAACCCAAATTGCCAGCATATTAAAAGAAGCGTTTAGCTATTCACCCTATGTGATTGTCGAGCAAACCATAGTTGCCAGAGAGCTTGAAGTAGCCGTCTATGAATACCAAGGTGAAATTGTGGCGACAAAGCCAGGTGAAATTGTCTGCGACAGTAATAATTTTTATAGCTTCGATGAAAAGTATGCCACTAACAGCAAAGCTAAAACCTTTATCGAAGCGATTAATGTCCCCGACGACATTAGTGAACAAATTCGCGCTTATGCTATCAAAGCATTTAAAGGAATGAAGCTACGTCATTTATCACGAATTGATTTCTTTTTAACCGCTGACAATCAAATTCTATTAAATGAAATCAACACCTTTCCAGGTTTAACGCCAATTTCAATGTTCCCTAAAATGTTACAAAACCATGGCCATGATTTTACCGCGTATTTAGTGGATGT